One stretch of Paramormyrops kingsleyae isolate MSU_618 chromosome 4, PKINGS_0.4, whole genome shotgun sequence DNA includes these proteins:
- the asb10 gene encoding ankyrin repeat and SOCS box protein 10 isoform X2 has protein sequence MGTKIKWRKPKKIRNDVIATAKARGYELQFWHALMVGDEITVVGIADDPESSHVINAIYDTSNIDEWKTHRLNYRSLRLWSLTYEQELTTPLHIAASRGYADCLRHLLQRDANVELAPGGTTALHEACEGGHSECARLLLSYGANANATNEDGLAPLHLCIFPESLECAKHLLQFGAAVNGRSLEEDDTPLHVAARHGLPDHADLYLRHGAALDRQNDEGQTPLIAACAQPQAAGDLRRYHQVCRLLVSAGANVRAEDRDSQTALHMASKNVNADVAELLLQQGAKVNDMCYSGDTPMHNVLKAVAYKATTHHPERIVRALLNHGSTRVWPGALPKLLKHCCNSPRTIEVILNAYDRLKITDTWREAVPYEVFQEHRGFYESLFILTQMPRSLQHLARCKIRGLLEGRVPHVVPKLGLPTFLQKYLLLEFRDHIH, from the exons ATGGGGACGAAAATCAAGTGGCGAAAGCCGAAGAAGATTCGCAACGATGTCATCGCTACGGCCAAGGCCAGGGGCTACGAGCTCCAGTTCTGGCACGCCCTCATGGTGGGAGATGAGATCACCGTCGTGGGCATCGCCGACGACCCCGAATCCAGCCATGTGATCAACGCCATTTATGACACCAGCAACATCGACGAGTGGAAGACCCACAGGCTGAACTACAGGAGTCTGA GACTATGGTCGCTGACCTACGAGCAGGAGCTCACCACCCCGCTGCACATTGCGGCCAGCCGCGGTTACGCTGACTGCCTCCGGCACCTGCTGCAGCGAGACGCCAACGTGGAACTGGCTCCTGGGGGCACCACAGCACTGCACGAGGCTTGCGAGGGTGGCCACAGCGAGTGCGCCCGGTTGCTGCTCTCCTACGGCGCCAACGCCAACGCTACCAATGAGGATGGCCTTGCGCCGCTGCATTTGTGCATCTTCCCCGAGTCCCTGGA ATGTGCGAAACACCTGCTGCAATTTGGCGCGGCGGTCAACGGGCGGAGCCTGGAGGAGGACGACACGCCGCTGCACGTGGCCGCGCGGCACGGCCTCCCGGACCACGCCGACCTGTACCTGCGGCATGGCGCCGCCTTGGACCGGCAGAACGACGAGGGCCAGACGCCGCTGATCGCGGCCTGCGCCCAGCCGCAGGCGGCCGGGGACCTGCGGCGATATCACCAGGTGTGCCGGCTGCTGGTGAGCGCCGGGGCCAACGTGCGCGCGGAGGACCGCGACAGCCAGACGGCGCTGCACATGGCCAGCAAGAACGTCAACGCCGACGTGGCCGAGCTGCTGCTGCAGCAGGGCGCCAAGGTCAACGACATGTGCTACAGCGGCGACACGCCCATGCACAACGTGCTGAAGGCCGTGGCCTACAAGGCCACCACCCACCACCCCGAGCGCATCGTCCGCGCCCTGCTCAACCACGGCTCCACCCGTGTCTGGCCCGGGGCGCTGCCAAAG TTGTTAAAACACTGCTGTAATTCACCTCGCACCATTGAGGTCATCCTGAATGCTTACGACCGCCTCAAAATCACGGACACCTGGAGGGAGGCTGTCCCCTACGAGGTCTTCCAG GAGCACAGGGGGTTCTACGAGTCTCTGTTCATCCTGACCCAGATGCCGCGCTCACTCCAGCACCTGGCTCGCTGCAAGATCCGGGGTCTCCTGGAGGGACGGGTACCCCATGTCGTGCCCAAGCTGGGTCTGCCCACCTTCTTGCAGAAATACCTGCTCCTGGAGTTCCGGGACCACATCCACTGA
- the asb10 gene encoding ankyrin repeat and SOCS box protein 10 isoform X1, whose amino-acid sequence MTHSSFAFTPSALRSLRVDRAELERRSQRRWLEGGGPRLSAYLLHKEARDRGPASAVQRRFTGAPPLCRDLVVHNALFTGNLEAVQRLFPRGAPVDLLVESRGGDMRWVCQNEGLWSLTYEQELTTPLHIAASRGYADCLRHLLQRDANVELAPGGTTALHEACEGGHSECARLLLSYGANANATNEDGLAPLHLCIFPESLECAKHLLQFGAAVNGRSLEEDDTPLHVAARHGLPDHADLYLRHGAALDRQNDEGQTPLIAACAQPQAAGDLRRYHQVCRLLVSAGANVRAEDRDSQTALHMASKNVNADVAELLLQQGAKVNDMCYSGDTPMHNVLKAVAYKATTHHPERIVRALLNHGSTRVWPGALPKLLKHCCNSPRTIEVILNAYDRLKITDTWREAVPYEVFQEHRGFYESLFILTQMPRSLQHLARCKIRGLLEGRVPHVVPKLGLPTFLQKYLLLEFRDHIH is encoded by the exons ATGACTCACAGCAGCTTTGCGTTTACCCCGTCGGCGCTGCGCTCGCTGCGGGTGGACAGGGCCGAGCTGGAGCGCCGCTCGCAGCGGAGgtggctggagggggggggcccgCGGCTCAGCGCCTACCTGCTTCACAAGGAGGCCCGGGACAGAGGCCCTGCCTCGGCGGTCCAGAGGCGGTTCACGGGGGCCCCACCGCTGTGCCGCGACCTGGTGGTGCACAACGCCCTCTTCACCGGGAACCTGGAAGCCGTGCAGAGGCTGTTTCCCCGGGGGGCGCCGGTGGACCTCCTGGTGGAGTCGCGGGGCGGCGACATGCGCTGGGTCTGCCAGAACGAGG GACTATGGTCGCTGACCTACGAGCAGGAGCTCACCACCCCGCTGCACATTGCGGCCAGCCGCGGTTACGCTGACTGCCTCCGGCACCTGCTGCAGCGAGACGCCAACGTGGAACTGGCTCCTGGGGGCACCACAGCACTGCACGAGGCTTGCGAGGGTGGCCACAGCGAGTGCGCCCGGTTGCTGCTCTCCTACGGCGCCAACGCCAACGCTACCAATGAGGATGGCCTTGCGCCGCTGCATTTGTGCATCTTCCCCGAGTCCCTGGA ATGTGCGAAACACCTGCTGCAATTTGGCGCGGCGGTCAACGGGCGGAGCCTGGAGGAGGACGACACGCCGCTGCACGTGGCCGCGCGGCACGGCCTCCCGGACCACGCCGACCTGTACCTGCGGCATGGCGCCGCCTTGGACCGGCAGAACGACGAGGGCCAGACGCCGCTGATCGCGGCCTGCGCCCAGCCGCAGGCGGCCGGGGACCTGCGGCGATATCACCAGGTGTGCCGGCTGCTGGTGAGCGCCGGGGCCAACGTGCGCGCGGAGGACCGCGACAGCCAGACGGCGCTGCACATGGCCAGCAAGAACGTCAACGCCGACGTGGCCGAGCTGCTGCTGCAGCAGGGCGCCAAGGTCAACGACATGTGCTACAGCGGCGACACGCCCATGCACAACGTGCTGAAGGCCGTGGCCTACAAGGCCACCACCCACCACCCCGAGCGCATCGTCCGCGCCCTGCTCAACCACGGCTCCACCCGTGTCTGGCCCGGGGCGCTGCCAAAG TTGTTAAAACACTGCTGTAATTCACCTCGCACCATTGAGGTCATCCTGAATGCTTACGACCGCCTCAAAATCACGGACACCTGGAGGGAGGCTGTCCCCTACGAGGTCTTCCAG GAGCACAGGGGGTTCTACGAGTCTCTGTTCATCCTGACCCAGATGCCGCGCTCACTCCAGCACCTGGCTCGCTGCAAGATCCGGGGTCTCCTGGAGGGACGGGTACCCCATGTCGTGCCCAAGCTGGGTCTGCCCACCTTCTTGCAGAAATACCTGCTCCTGGAGTTCCGGGACCACATCCACTGA